The Lactuca sativa cultivar Salinas chromosome 2, Lsat_Salinas_v11, whole genome shotgun sequence genome includes a window with the following:
- the LOC111916062 gene encoding cysteine-rich receptor-like protein kinase 2, which produces MKPVYKLRLSCLAATLVVVVVLINMAEQVTSQPTDINSTIMGYYCSQYKGMNGNYFLSNLNATISSLRQQISVTKFAAARTLFNGESVWGLAWCRGYLSIPDCLVCFDYAVNALKACGLGNGAHVFYSDCDVRYENNDFYNEANHRAGVVRCDGTPSPQPTEFRKAAEKLLLDLQIAAPRTSDYYALSTRKEDGGNATVYAIAQCNLKVSQSVCLECLQLRSKSLYDCLPTTSAGRAMDNGCFMSYSRTPFFAQNQTTDISSFLGDDGDSNKKRYIIGGVVGGVCFLLLILAVFLWCSKSKKKNRGQRDMSTGSTDFLQGPSTYSYNDLKEATDNFSDENKLGGGLFGEVYKGTLKGGDAVAIKKTFMASSSGMTNFNNELKIISNVHHKHLVRLLGYCTKGPHLFLIHEYMENGSLDQYLYGDKRRILNWKQRFDIIFGTARGLAYLHEQYHVTIIHRDIKTSNILLDNEFQPKIADFGLIRLLPEDKTHVSTKFAGSLNSGYVAPEYAIHGRLSEKVDTYSFGIVVLEIISGKRYMDVIDDQSVTQNLLDHAWNLFESGTQMNLLDNKLDPSEYEMEDAMKIIEIALLCTQPTVAARPAMSEVVTLLSEKTLEERERPPVRPTITEDEVKIQLVTTESSASDATASTVHLSGR; this is translated from the exons ATGAAGCCAGTGTACAAGCTGCGGTTGTCCTGCTTGGCGGCCACcctggtggtagtggtggtgctCATAAACATGGCGGAGCAAGTGACATCACAGCCAACTGATATAAATAGCACTATCATGGGATATTATTGTAGTCAATACAAAGGTATGAACGGAAACTATTTCTTGAGCAACCTTAACGCCACCATTTCTAGCCTTCGCCAGCAGATATCCGTCACCAAGTTTGCTGCAGCTCGCACTTTGTTCAACGGCGAGTCTGTATGGGGCCTCGCATGGTGTAGAGGATATCTTTCCATCCCAGATTGTCTGGTTTGTTTCGACTATGCTGTTAATGCTCTAAAAGCATGTGGCCTTGGTAATGGTGCTCATGTTTTTTACAGTGACTGCGATGTCAg ATATGAGAACAATGATTTCTACAACGAGGCTAATCATCGAGCTGGTGTTGTACGATGTGATGGCACACCATCACCACAGCCAACAGAGTTCAGAAAAGCAGCAGAAAAGTTGCTATTAGACCTTCAAATTGCTGCCCCAAGAACATCGGATTACTATGCGCTTTCCACTAGGAAAGAAGATGGTGGTAATGCGACAGTGTATGCTATTGCTCAGTGTAACCTGAAAGTAAGCCAGAGTGTTTGTCTAGAATGCTTACAGTTGAGATCCAAGTCTCTATATGATTGTCTTCCTACTACTTCAGCTGGTCGAGCAATGGACAATGGATGCTTCATGAGCTACTCCAGGACGCCATTTTTTGCTCAAAACCAGACAACTGATATTTCATCTTTCCTTGGCGATGATG GAGATTCAAACAAGAAGAGATACATAATCGGGGGAGTTGTAGGAGGTGTATGTTTTTTGTTGCTCATACTTGCAGTTTTCTTATGGTGTAGCAAAtccaaaaagaaaaatagaggCCAACGAG ATATGTCAACTGGATCAACTGATTTCCTTCAAGGCCCATCTACATATAGCTACAATGATTTAAAGGAAGCCACTGATAATTTCAGTGATGAGAACAAACTTGGAGGAGGGTTATTTGGAGAAGTATACAAG GGAACTCTCAAGGGTGGAGATGCAGTTGCAATTAAGAAAACATTTATGGCATCCAGTAGCGGAATGACAAACTTCAATAATGAGCTTAAGATCATAAGTAACGTACATCACAAACATCTTGTACGTCTTCTTGGATATTGTACCAAAGGCCCCCACTTATTTCTTATCCATGAGTACATGGAAAATGGAAGCCTTGATCAATACCTATATG GTGATAAAAGAAGGATTCTGAACTGGAAACAAAGGTTTGACATAATCTTTGGGACAGCAAGGGGTCTTGCTTATCTACATGAACAATACCATGTTACCATAATCCATAGAGATATAAAAACCAGCAACATTCTACTTGACAATGAATTTCAGCCAAAAATAGCAGATTTTGGCCTTATAAGACTACTACCAGAAGATAAGACTCATGTCAGCACCAAATTCGCAGGGTCCTT GAATAGTGGTTATGTAGCACCAGAATATGCCATTCATGGGAGATTATCAGAGAAAGTTGATACGTACAGTTTTGGTATCGTGGTCCTCGAAATCATTAGTGGAAAGAGGTATATGGATGTCATAGACGatcaatcagtcactcaaaaccTCCTTGATCAT GCATGGAATCTATTTGAGAGTGGCACACAAATGAATTTACTGGATAACAAACTAGACCCTAGTGAATATGAAATGGAAGATGCAATGAAAATCATAGAGATAGCATTACTGTGTACTCAGCCAACGGTTGCAGCTAGACCTGCCATGTCTGAAGTGGTTACACTTTTAAGTGAAAAAACACTAGAGGAAAGAGAAAGACCACCAGTAAGGCCTACCATTACCGAAGATGAGGTGAAAATTCAACTGGTTACAACCGAATCGTCGGCCTCGGATGCCACTGCCTCAACTGTTCATCTTTCAGGCCGTTAA